AGGAACGTCATCATCTCGGGCTGGGTGGCGCCCTTGATGGTGACGTCGCCGCCGGTGGCCAGGGCCGCGGACGCCCAGGAGGCCGCCTCGATGCGGTCGGACAGGGCGGTGTGCTGGTAGCCCTCGAGGCGGTCGACACCCTCGATGCGGATCACCCGGTCGGTGTCGACCGAGATGATCGCGCCCATCTTCTGCAGGACGGCGATCAGGTCCATGATCTCGGGCTCGATCGCGGCGTTGCGCAGCTCGGTGATGCCCTCGGCGCGCACGGCGGTGAGCAGGAGCTGCTCGGTGGAGCCGACCGAGGGGTACTCGAGGCGGAACTTGGTGCCGCGCAGGCGCTCGGGGGCGCGCAGGTGGATGCCGTTGGGCCGCTTGTCCACGACGGCGCCGAACTGGCGCAGGATGTCCAGGTGGTAGTTGATCGGCCGGTCGCCGATCCGGCAGCCGCCCAGGTCGGGGATGAAGGCCTCGCCGAGGCGGTGCAGCAGCGGGCCGCAGAACAGGATCGGGATGCGCGACGAGCCCGCGTGCGCGTCGATGTCCGCCATGTGCGCCGACTCGACGTTCGACGGGTCGAGGTCGAGGATGCCGGCGTCCGTGTCGTACTTCACGTTGACGCCGTGCAGCTCCAGCAGGCCGGAGACGACGCCGACGTCGCGGATCTGCGGCACGTTGCGAAGGACGCTCGCGGTCTCCCCGAGGAGCGAGGCCACCATCGCCTTGGAGACGAAGTTCTTGGCGCCGCGCACCGTGATGGTGCCCTGGAGCGGGTTGCCCCCGTTGACGTACAGCAGGTCGTTCATCAGCTCAGTGCGTCCCTAGCCTCGGCGGGTTGCCGGTGTGCCGGCCGGTCGATCCTCCCCCTGGGGGTCCGGTGGTGCCAACACGCTGGCACCCCCCGTTGATTCCGTTCACCA
The Xylanimonas cellulosilytica DSM 15894 DNA segment above includes these coding regions:
- the murA gene encoding UDP-N-acetylglucosamine 1-carboxyvinyltransferase, with the protein product MNDLLYVNGGNPLQGTITVRGAKNFVSKAMVASLLGETASVLRNVPQIRDVGVVSGLLELHGVNVKYDTDAGILDLDPSNVESAHMADIDAHAGSSRIPILFCGPLLHRLGEAFIPDLGGCRIGDRPINYHLDILRQFGAVVDKRPNGIHLRAPERLRGTKFRLEYPSVGSTEQLLLTAVRAEGITELRNAAIEPEIMDLIAVLQKMGAIISVDTDRVIRIEGVDRLEGYQHTALSDRIEAASWASAALATGGDVTIKGATQPEMMTFLNTFRKVGGKFDVQQDGIRFWHPGGELRPIVLETDVHPGFMTDWQQPLVVALTQSAGLSIVHETVYENRFGFTEALRQMGATIATYKECLGGGACRFGQRNFHHSAVISGPTPLAAADIEVPDLRGGFSHLIAALAAKGTSTVRGISLIDRGYENFQDKLVALGADVARG